The DNA sequence CTTTTGCTTCCTATGTATATCCTGATGCCTTCAGTATTATATTGCACATGGACTTCTCTTATATAGGTAGAATTTGGATTCCATTACTCAACCAAGTCAGTTAAATCGGTTGACACCAAGTACATAACACAATCCGGCACTCCATATTGCACATGGACTTCATACAAGAGCTTAACGAACTATGGACTCCACTCCGATCTGATGCTTTTCTTCGCACATGATCTCAACTAATCACCATGCATAAATATTTCGTCTTAAATGAAGAGTGTACTAGATAGATCCGTAAGTCAACTTTAGGTGCCAGTAAGTTGCTGCAGAAGGGTCCCAGGTGTCAGGATAAACCTGTACCAGATAAATTCAGCACATGCTTGGTAACTTGGTAAGTTTCACAGAGAACATGCTTGGTAAATGGTAACATACCTATCTCAATAACATGCATGCCTGAACAGTTATATGTTCCAGTAAActactcccccccccccccccccccccccccccacacacacacacacacacaaacaaaCAACATTCAGAACTTAGTATAAGTTATGTTCTTGCTCTCCTGCTCAATATCCACATCTTTTTGGTTAATACATTCGTATAAGCCAACCTACAAAACTCTCCTCTCACTCAAATAGCTCACATACACATTCTTCAAATATAATTTTTCACAGATGTCCAGCAAACACTGAGACAGCAGGGGCACCAGTAGAACTCTTATCTCATCTGAGACAACTTTTCTATGTCTGAATCCAACACTAGTGACTTACTTACATTTCTATCTGCTCAACTATCCATGTATAGTCTCCAATTGCTCAACTATATACAAGAGTTTGGACCATTTATTTGTACGGAGAGGGCGAGATAAAAAAAAGAATCAAAAGTAAAATAGTATGAACAACCATGACCGGTGGGCAGACTCCCAAGTCTCCACCGGCCGGTGACAGACATAACTCCAGTTGGGCCATCTTATACTCTACAGGCTACACACAAGATATTTTGCACTGCTTCAACATTAAACCTGATAAGAGGACCCCTACAGGTTTTGTGACCATTATTATATGTTATGTCCTTCATAGACAATGGCAAGACGGGAAATTCCTTACATGTTGAAGCACATTTTTATAATGCATTTCCTATATAAAGGCAGCCATGCACTGCAGAATCATACACAGCAAAGCCTCAAAACCTGACCATCAGAGCAAAAGAAAAAGACAGGTGAGCGTGGGAGAAAAGAGATAGATAGCCCATAGAAAATGGCTCTTATAGCAGATGAACTCAAGGCCAAGGCTGAGGTCTACTACGGCGACGAGATGTGCCAAATGTGTACCCAGCTCTTGCTCAGGGAAGCAGGCCTCCCCAATGGTCTGCTTCCATTGAAGGACCTAATCGAGTGCGGCTATGTCCAGGAAACTGGATATGTGTGGCTCAAGCAAAGCAAGAGGGTTGACCACAACTTCCAGAGTCTAGGAAGGCTGGTCTCTTATggcacagagatcaccggctaTGCCGAGAAGGGCAGGatcaagaagatcaaagggataAAGACCAGGGAGCTCATGTTGTGGGTCCCAGTGGAGGAGATTGCTCTTGATGATCCAGCAACTGGAAAGCTTATCTGCAAGAGCATTGCTGGGATTACAAAAACCTTCCCTGCATCAGCTTTCCATGTCCCAGAGAAGGAGAATGTCAAGATGAACTGTGCTGCACCGAAACCAGTGGTCCTCATGGAGAGAACTCCACGAGTTGTTAAGAACAACTGATCCTTCTGCACCCACTGGTATTTGGATTTAACGGTCATCATCAGCCCTTATTCCTACATATTTAAATAATGACTGAACTGGTGCTTTATTGTCCGTTTATGTACTTCGAAAGTGATAGCCCAAAGTTCTTCCTATATACTGCAGTTGTATGATTGCAGGCATCTATTGTCCTGGAAGGCAACCACCCAACTTCCTTTCATGTACTATGTAGCTCTATATTACTAATATGAAGCATGCTGTGGACTTCTATGAGATGtttcctttttttctctttgCAGAGAAAATACCACCACACGATGCCTTTTTCATGCACTATATGGATAAAATAACACCTTTGGATGTATAGCTCTATATTACTAATATTGTTTCAGAGAAAATACCACTACATGATGCTTTCTTGTCATATTTTTCATCTTATTTTCAGACAACACAATACTATGAGGTGttatgtattttttttattttccatcTTTATCTTTACTTCACAAAAAAGACATGAAAAGGCATGTGAATAAGAAGGAACAAAAAGTCTAATCTATAAAAGGGTAAACAATATTTTCATGATTTGCAAATATGATCTATAAATGGTCTTTGCCACCATTTTTTGTTGTTTGCAATAATAGACTTTACCAAGTGCACAAGTGGAAGGTGAAAGTTTTACTCACAAGATTAAAATACAAGACAG is a window from the Sorghum bicolor cultivar BTx623 chromosome 5, Sorghum_bicolor_NCBIv3, whole genome shotgun sequence genome containing:
- the LOC8085986 gene encoding uncharacterized protein LOC8085986 codes for the protein MALIADELKAKAEVYYGDEMCQMCTQLLLREAGLPNGLLPLKDLIECGYVQETGYVWLKQSKRVDHNFQSLGRLVSYGTEITGYAEKGRIKKIKGIKTRELMLWVPVEEIALDDPATGKLICKSIAGITKTFPASAFHVPEKENVKMNCAAPKPVVLMERTPRVVKNN